Sequence from the Deltaproteobacteria bacterium genome:
TCACGGCGGCGAGGAGGAGATCCTGGCAAAAATCAGGGCAGGGGGTGCCGGTGCGTACGATCTTATCACCATCAACGAAAGCGGCTTCTACCCAGGAGTACTGCAGGGGCTCTTCGAACCCCTTGATCTTGAGAACATACCGAATTTCACGAACATGATGAAACCCCTCCAGAAGCCCATCTACGATCCGGGGATCAAGATGGACGGGAGGATCCGTTCGGTCTCCAGCGTGTTCGGCACGACGGCCCTGACTTACAACACCGAGAAGGTGGAGCCCAAACCAGACTCGTGGGCACCCTGCTGGGACAAGAAGTACGCCAAGAAGATCTCCATGAACGAAATGGCCTGGTACCGGGTTTTTACAACGGCCCTTTACCTGGGGCAGGACCCGAACAATATCACCGACTACGATGCCCTCTGGGACGCGGTCAGGCAACAACACAAACTCGTCCTGAAATACTGGAGTTCCGGGATGGAGATGCAGCAGCTCTTCACCAACAGGGAGATCTATCTCGGTGAATTCTGGAGTGGAAGAACCCTCAATCTCAAGCTTCAGGGCGTTCCTGTAGAGTATGTGATACCCAAAGAAGGGGCGAGCACCTGGGTGGAGGCCTGGTGTATCCCGAAGGGCTCGAAGAAGAAGTATACCGTCGAAGTCCTTATGAACTTCATGCTCAAACCGGAAATCGCGGCCCGCATGTCCGAATTGACGAAGTATCCATGCTCTCTGGATCCTTCAAAATACAAAGTCACGGAGACGATCAGAAGTCTCCCGGACTTCGACCCCACGGGAACGCTTCAGAAATACAAATTCGTCGACTACGCATACAAGGAGAAGCACAACGCGGAGTGGACGGAGAAGTTCAACGAGATCAAGATGGGTGGATAGCGCGGAGCGAGAACCCGAGACGTGAGGGAGTTCGGAAAGGCCTTATGGTCTTTGCGGGTCTCCTCACGCCTTGAGAGAGGCCCCTTTCGTGAAAGATCTTGAACTGAGGAATGTCACAAAGACCTTTGGATCGTTCACGGCTGTGAAGGATTTGTCGATCGAGGTGGAAGAGGGGGAGTTCGTCTCATTCTTG
This genomic interval carries:
- a CDS encoding extracellular solute-binding protein → MKRKKNHDVSRRTFLKGLGAAGAAAAAGIGFPSVILGKAEVDRSKLAKSISFSSYGGSWQENLTKAVLDPFTKEYGVEILQSSHGGEEEILAKIRAGGAGAYDLITINESGFYPGVLQGLFEPLDLENIPNFTNMMKPLQKPIYDPGIKMDGRIRSVSSVFGTTALTYNTEKVEPKPDSWAPCWDKKYAKKISMNEMAWYRVFTTALYLGQDPNNITDYDALWDAVRQQHKLVLKYWSSGMEMQQLFTNREIYLGEFWSGRTLNLKLQGVPVEYVIPKEGASTWVEAWCIPKGSKKKYTVEVLMNFMLKPEIAARMSELTKYPCSLDPSKYKVTETIRSLPDFDPTGTLQKYKFVDYAYKEKHNAEWTEKFNEIKMGG